CACGTAATGCCGATAACGCACCACGCGCAATTGCGGCTAATGTACGATAAAAACCACTTGTTGCGTGAGCTTCTACTTTACCAAGAAATGCCCCAGCCCAAGGTAATAAATATTCATCAAATAGTTGTATTTGGGCTAATACTTCATCTTCTGCTGAATTATCTTCCAGCCATGACGCAGCAAGTAATAAAGCACCAAAACTGTCTGTTGCATTATCAGTAACAGGCATACCTCTTGCAACTAAGAATTGACGAACATCGTCTTCTTTAATTTCTTCATAATCATGAGCATAAATAGATACAGCAGGAGCCTCTCCACCAAAAAGAGATTGGTGATCCGCTTCAACAATAGCCAAATCTTTGACACTATTTTTTAATGTGTTAAATAATTCATCTTGCTCCAATGGCCATAACTGGCTCAACTTTCCTTCATCAATCATTTTAATAATTGGCGCTAAAATAGGATCATTTGGGGCACGTTGAAATAATGTGCCTAAAAGTCGGCAAACTATTGAGAATTCATTCATTGTATTTTTTATCCTAAAAAGTTTCGCGTTATTGTGCGTTTAACAACAAGAAAATCAACTTTTTTCTTTTTTATGATTATAAGTATTAATTTAGCCAAAGGGAGCTTTTAAAACAGAAAAAGCGCGCTCTTAATAATTAAGCTTTTGCTTAATATAAGAAACGCGCCTAATCCCATGCTACTTATCTTTTAAAACAGTTTTATTATAACGACTTTAAAACTCTTTTATGACAACAGCGTTTTTGTTGCATTAGTTAACTTGCAATATCAAGAAAATTATCTCTTACACCATTCACACGAAACCACCCGGCAATACTCACACGCTCTTTATTAGTAGGGAGCACTTCATGAGGGAATTGTTCTGAAAGGAAAACAACTAAACGCCCTCCTTTGGGTGCAATTGTCGCAAGTTCGTTATCCTTTAAATCATAAATAACTAACTCGCCACCATCTTCAGTTGTCCAATCCTCATTAAGATATAACACTGTGGTTAAACGTCGAGTCACATTTTCTTTAAAAGCATCAAGATGTTTTTTATAAAATGCTCCTTTTTCATAACATGCAAAATGTGCTTCGTATTCAAAAAGCCCTAAATAAAATTCTCGATTAACAGCGCGTTGAATAGACTCCATTTGCATTAAATAATGTTGTACTGGTTCACCCATTTCTGGCTCTAGCCAACTTATTTTATCGCTACGTATTGTTGTTTCTGCTTGACGATTTTCATGACGACCAATACGAGCTTGTTGTGCATTATCACCAAAACAAGTGCGTAGTTGTTGAACAGCTTCTGGTGTGAGGAAATCATCCCATACACACCATCCTTTATCTGCTATTTGCTCAAGAAGCTCTGTTATATTCATTAGGCATATTGTCTGATAAACATGGGAAACTACTTTATATCACCAAGCTAGCTAAAATGACAATCTAATAAACTTATCTTTTCGATAACATCGATTAATCAGAGATAAATATTATAAAAATAAAAAATAAAACATCGAGCAAGATTTAACACTACTGATATTTTTAAAAGTCTCATTTTTACAAGGGTCATTTTATAAGTTGCATCACACTAACAATAAGCAAAATGAATGATTTATTTAGTAATAATAATTTGTCGATATTTTATCCACACTCTCTTCACCTTCATTATAAATATAATTAATGTTCCCTTTAACTTGAGTATGTATAATCGCTTTTTTATTTCCTAATCGCACAAATCCTGTCGGTAATGTCTTCTTTTTGTACGAAAGTTCACTAATAGACATAAGATCTGTAGAAGCAATTTGATATTCAACATGGGTAAACAGCTGTTTATATTTAGTATATAAATCATCCAGGTTTTTTTTGGCTTTATTTAAATCAATCTGTTCAGAATTTCTACTCTCTTCCACCAAATTATTTACTTCAGTTTCTAAATTAGAACGCAGTGAACGCCCCTGTCTATTTAACTGATAATTTGCTGTAAAATAAGGCTTGAATTTTTCATTCATATTATCTTTTGTTTGAGAAGACAATGTCTCTTTTCTTTCCTTTAATGAGGATAAAAAACGATCAATGTTATATTGTCTATTTTCTTTTGTTATTTGAGCCTGAAAAATATCTTCTTTACTTTGGAATGGAGCAGTCATTAAATTTTTATTAATACTATTGTTTAATTTATTTATTTCCTTTTTATCTGATGATAAATTTAAATAGATACTATCTAATTTAGAGATACTATTAGACAGATGATATTTCTCTGGATATTTTTCTAATAATCTATTTATTTTTAATACTCTTTTATA
This portion of the Proteus vulgaris genome encodes:
- a CDS encoding TorD/DmsD family molecular chaperone, which codes for MNEFSIVCRLLGTLFQRAPNDPILAPIIKMIDEGKLSQLWPLEQDELFNTLKNSVKDLAIVEADHQSLFGGEAPAVSIYAHDYEEIKEDDVRQFLVARGMPVTDNATDSFGALLLAASWLEDNSAEDEVLAQIQLFDEYLLPWAGAFLGKVEAHATSGFYRTLAAIARGALSALREELSDDEEGEGTEAE
- a CDS encoding 2OG-Fe(II) oxygenase, which gives rise to MNITELLEQIADKGWCVWDDFLTPEAVQQLRTCFGDNAQQARIGRHENRQAETTIRSDKISWLEPEMGEPVQHYLMQMESIQRAVNREFYLGLFEYEAHFACYEKGAFYKKHLDAFKENVTRRLTTVLYLNEDWTTEDGGELVIYDLKDNELATIAPKGGRLVVFLSEQFPHEVLPTNKERVSIAGWFRVNGVRDNFLDIAS